In a genomic window of Candidatus Tumulicola sp.:
- a CDS encoding shikimate kinase yields the protein MKRHVALVGFMTSGKSSVGQRLARRLNCAFYDTDALVERSRGTIAEIFANEGEAAFRRYEMEALAKALQPKTPAVVSLGGGTLGAPENRDLLEEHAYRVFVRLSPRRAYERLRRSRVSRPLLGAAPTWESVEELYARRLPHYAAAEYIVDADDVATPRIVDIIVEWIRERKIAI from the coding sequence GTGAAGCGTCACGTCGCACTGGTCGGATTCATGACGTCCGGAAAGTCGAGCGTGGGACAGCGGCTGGCGCGTCGGCTAAACTGCGCGTTCTACGATACCGACGCATTGGTCGAGCGTAGTCGCGGAACCATCGCCGAGATCTTCGCAAATGAAGGCGAAGCCGCATTCCGGCGCTACGAAATGGAAGCGCTCGCTAAAGCGCTCCAGCCTAAAACGCCGGCTGTCGTATCGCTAGGCGGCGGCACTCTGGGCGCTCCCGAAAATCGAGATCTATTAGAAGAGCACGCATATCGCGTATTCGTCCGTCTCTCGCCCAGGCGTGCGTACGAACGCCTGCGCCGTAGTCGCGTATCGCGGCCGCTGCTCGGTGCGGCACCCACGTGGGAAAGCGTCGAAGAACTCTATGCGCGCCGTCTGCCGCATTATGCGGCTGCCGAGTACATCGTCGACGCCGATGACGTCGCGACCCCGCGCATCGTCGATATAATAGTGGAATGGATTCGCGAGCGCAAGATCGCGATTTAA
- the aroC gene encoding chorismate synthase translates to MFSYLTAGESHGPGLVGILDGLPAHLRLDVERIDETLRRRQGGYGRGARMQIESDAVEFLAGIRGGETLGSPIAVLVRNRDYLNPSVRALMDPLTGSGPALTNPRPGHADFSGALKYRQRDLRNVLERASARETAMRVCLGAICAQFLEALGITTHSCVDLIGGVEAPSIDDWNQDDVDASEVRAPDVETAQRMMAAIDAAREAGDTLGGRFVIRVDGLTAGIGSNRQPNQRLDGVLAGALMGMQTARSVEIGLGAESARRSGSQAHDTFHLEGDAVGRGSNRAGGIEGGMSNGQPLVLRVSVKPIPTLRKALPSVNLHERAHAPAGVVRSDVCVVSAASLVGEAMVRLALTGPILEKYGGDSMDETLDNLRRSNEAAAALFAQPASKSASLE, encoded by the coding sequence ATGTTTTCGTACCTTACAGCCGGCGAATCGCACGGCCCCGGGTTGGTCGGCATCCTCGACGGACTGCCCGCCCATTTACGCCTGGATGTCGAGCGCATCGACGAAACGCTTCGACGCCGTCAAGGCGGCTATGGCCGCGGCGCACGCATGCAGATTGAGTCCGACGCGGTCGAGTTCTTGGCCGGCATTCGCGGCGGCGAAACGCTTGGATCCCCGATCGCAGTACTGGTGCGGAACCGAGACTACCTCAATCCAAGCGTGCGGGCGCTCATGGATCCACTTACCGGGAGTGGACCGGCGCTTACCAATCCGCGTCCGGGCCACGCCGATTTTTCAGGCGCTCTCAAATACCGTCAGCGCGATCTGCGCAACGTGCTCGAGCGCGCCAGTGCGCGCGAAACGGCGATGCGCGTGTGTCTCGGCGCGATCTGCGCGCAGTTTCTCGAAGCGCTCGGCATCACAACGCACAGTTGCGTCGATTTGATTGGCGGCGTTGAAGCGCCATCGATCGATGACTGGAACCAAGACGACGTCGACGCTTCCGAAGTGCGCGCGCCCGATGTAGAAACCGCGCAACGCATGATGGCCGCCATCGACGCCGCACGCGAGGCGGGCGATACGCTCGGCGGGCGGTTCGTTATTCGCGTCGACGGCCTTACGGCCGGTATCGGCAGCAACCGACAACCCAATCAGCGGCTCGACGGCGTTCTGGCCGGCGCATTGATGGGCATGCAGACCGCACGCAGCGTCGAGATCGGTCTTGGTGCCGAATCGGCGCGCCGTTCTGGGTCGCAAGCGCACGACACGTTTCACCTCGAGGGCGACGCCGTCGGGCGTGGCAGCAATCGGGCCGGCGGCATCGAGGGCGGCATGAGCAACGGTCAGCCACTGGTATTGCGCGTATCGGTGAAGCCGATACCGACGTTGCGCAAGGCGCTGCCGTCGGTCAACCTCCACGAAAGAGCGCATGCGCCGGCTGGAGTGGTGCGCAGCGACGTCTGTGTTGTTTCAGCCGCGTCGCTGGTGGGAGAAGCCATGGTGCGCCTCGCCCTGACCGGTCCGATTCTAGAAAAATACGGCGGCGATTCGATGGACGAAACGCTCGACAACCTGCGCCGCAGTAACGAAGCCGCCGCCGCCCTGTTCGCACAACCTGCGTCGAAGTCAGCAAGCCTCGAGTGA
- a CDS encoding cupin domain-containing protein codes for MMRNSPIAPATLQTVAIVGLCFALGAGAGTAPVSFQMLGITMTIAVTAAQTHGASVTLDTVVPPGGGPPAHIHTREDETYVITRGHFRFWHGTHVIDATPGTVVYLSRNEAHQFLNVGSTPGEMVMTVVPAGIERMFLTISDRGLTPPKDLAEIVRLGSEYGITYVAPLAAINSQ; via the coding sequence ATGATGCGCAACTCACCAATCGCGCCGGCGACATTGCAAACGGTGGCTATTGTAGGCCTCTGCTTCGCGCTCGGTGCGGGCGCCGGCACAGCGCCTGTATCGTTCCAAATGCTCGGTATCACGATGACGATCGCAGTCACGGCGGCGCAGACGCACGGGGCCAGCGTGACGTTGGATACGGTGGTTCCGCCAGGCGGAGGCCCTCCAGCGCACATTCATACGCGTGAAGATGAAACCTACGTTATCACACGCGGCCACTTTCGATTCTGGCATGGAACGCACGTCATCGACGCGACGCCCGGCACGGTTGTTTATTTGTCGCGGAATGAGGCGCATCAGTTTCTCAACGTCGGCAGCACCCCCGGTGAGATGGTTATGACCGTCGTTCCGGCAGGCATCGAACGCATGTTTCTTACGATCTCAGATCGCGGCTTAACGCCGCCAAAAGACTTGGCAGAAATTGTGCGTCTCGGAAGCGAGTACGGAATAACGTACGTCGCACCCCTCGCCGCTATCAATAGCCAATAG
- a CDS encoding 3-dehydroquinate synthase family protein, whose product MDSRAQDRDLTATVRNETLDYPVFIADDTESELRAFVRDRGDTVIVLCDAAVPVRAIATRVAVMLGRARVLPVTLGEAHKRWSTVERVLDALAEHGVERSNLIIGVGGGVAADLFGFAAATYLRGVAYAHVATSLVAMADAAVGGKTGVNLRAGKNLAGAFSDPVAVFCPIQALDTLPFRNLRDGLAEVLKCGVIAGGDLFDALENISPHPFWRWPWVECVAAAVAVKTSIVADDCRESGSRALLNLGHTFGHAFERASSYRISHGAGVALGLRAAGLLALRSGRFNERDHLRVLTLLALLGLPMQTRLAPEVVLAAMQSDKKKRAGKLRFVLPRAIGDVEYGVECTTAQVRAVLDRMRRPPEDEG is encoded by the coding sequence ATGGATTCGCGAGCGCAAGATCGCGATTTAACCGCCACCGTTCGCAACGAGACGCTCGACTATCCGGTGTTTATCGCCGACGATACCGAGTCCGAGTTGCGAGCGTTCGTCCGGGATCGTGGCGATACAGTCATCGTGTTATGTGACGCGGCCGTGCCGGTGCGGGCGATCGCAACGCGCGTTGCGGTGATGCTCGGCCGCGCGCGCGTACTGCCCGTGACGTTGGGTGAAGCGCATAAACGTTGGTCGACCGTCGAGCGTGTGCTGGATGCGTTGGCCGAGCATGGAGTCGAACGTTCGAACTTGATAATCGGTGTCGGGGGTGGTGTCGCGGCCGATCTGTTCGGCTTCGCGGCGGCTACGTATCTCCGCGGAGTTGCGTACGCACATGTTGCGACATCACTCGTCGCGATGGCCGACGCCGCGGTCGGCGGTAAGACCGGCGTAAACTTACGCGCCGGAAAGAACTTAGCCGGCGCGTTTTCCGACCCGGTCGCGGTGTTCTGCCCGATCCAAGCGCTCGACACCCTGCCGTTTCGCAACCTGCGCGACGGTTTGGCTGAAGTCCTCAAGTGCGGTGTCATTGCGGGTGGCGACCTCTTCGATGCGCTCGAGAACATCTCGCCGCATCCGTTCTGGCGATGGCCATGGGTCGAATGTGTTGCGGCGGCAGTAGCGGTCAAGACATCGATCGTCGCAGACGATTGTCGCGAATCGGGATCGCGAGCGTTATTGAATCTAGGGCACACGTTCGGTCATGCTTTCGAACGTGCGTCGAGCTATCGTATTTCGCATGGTGCCGGCGTCGCGCTTGGCTTGCGGGCCGCTGGATTACTCGCGCTGCGGTCCGGGCGCTTCAACGAACGCGATCATTTGCGGGTCCTGACGTTATTAGCGCTACTCGGCCTGCCGATGCAAACGCGCCTCGCTCCCGAGGTAGTGTTGGCCGCAATGCAAAGCGATAAGAAGAAGCGCGCTGGAAAGCTGCGTTTTGT
- a CDS encoding nuclear transport factor 2 family protein, whose product MTSQELIFRIYTAFNSRDVDATLALMSENVSWPKASEGGRVVGKRAIREYWARQWAEFNPHVDPLEVIDREDGTIEVKVHQSVKGLNGDILSDTEVRHVYTVADDLIERMDIEDANPIDGTSTAFSRS is encoded by the coding sequence ATGACTTCACAAGAGTTGATATTTCGCATTTACACCGCGTTTAATAGTCGGGATGTCGACGCTACGCTCGCGCTCATGAGCGAGAACGTGAGTTGGCCAAAGGCCTCCGAAGGCGGTCGAGTCGTCGGAAAACGAGCCATTCGAGAGTATTGGGCGCGGCAATGGGCTGAGTTTAATCCGCACGTCGATCCGCTCGAGGTGATCGACCGCGAAGATGGCACAATCGAAGTCAAGGTTCATCAGTCGGTCAAGGGGTTAAACGGCGACATATTGTCGGACACCGAAGTGCGACATGTCTACACCGTCGCTGACGACCTCATCGAGCGCATGGACATCGAGGATGCGAACCCTATCGACGGCACGTCCACGGCCTTCTCGAGGAGCTAG
- a CDS encoding type 1 glutamine amidotransferase domain-containing protein: MTAQPLPLQNLRVAILVADGFEQVEMTQPREALQKAGAVTQLVSPSKGEVQSSQHEVPAEAFPVDVNVSDADPAQFDALLVPGGVGSPDKLRSDNKSMLFVHAFEVANKPIAAICHGPWVLVETDFLRGKRVTSWPSLRTDIRNAGGNWVDEAPVRDGLLVTARNPQDIPAFNKAIIELFTPQTAAAASATT, from the coding sequence ATGACCGCACAACCGTTGCCGCTCCAGAACCTACGCGTCGCGATCCTCGTCGCCGACGGATTCGAACAAGTCGAAATGACGCAGCCCCGCGAGGCGCTCCAAAAAGCCGGCGCCGTGACGCAGCTCGTTTCGCCGAGCAAGGGTGAGGTGCAGAGTTCCCAGCACGAAGTTCCGGCCGAAGCGTTTCCGGTAGATGTCAACGTTTCCGACGCCGATCCGGCGCAATTCGACGCGCTCTTGGTACCCGGTGGCGTCGGCAGTCCCGACAAGCTGCGCTCGGATAACAAGTCGATGTTGTTCGTGCATGCATTTGAAGTTGCCAACAAGCCGATTGCGGCGATCTGCCACGGTCCGTGGGTGTTGGTCGAGACCGATTTCCTGCGTGGTAAGCGCGTGACGTCGTGGCCATCGCTACGTACCGATATTCGGAACGCGGGCGGGAACTGGGTCGACGAGGCTCCCGTTCGCGACGGGCTGCTAGTAACAGCGCGCAATCCACAGGACATACCAGCATTCAACAAGGCTATCATCGAGCTGTTCACACCCCAAACTGCGGCTGCGGCTTCAGCAACGACGTGA
- a CDS encoding VOC family protein, with translation MSEKIAPCLWFDGNAEDAAQFYAQTFPDSSVDAVNRAPSDYPSGKEGDVLTVEFTVLGMPFLGLNGGPHFRFSEAVSFQVYTDDQAETDRYWNAIVADGGAESECGWCKDRFGLSWQIVPRALLHALKSDDGAAAKRAMNAMMQMQKIDIAAIEAAAKG, from the coding sequence ATGAGCGAGAAAATTGCACCCTGCTTATGGTTCGACGGTAACGCCGAGGACGCGGCCCAATTCTATGCGCAGACGTTTCCTGACAGCAGCGTCGACGCGGTGAATCGTGCACCCTCAGATTATCCAAGTGGCAAAGAGGGTGATGTACTCACGGTAGAGTTCACGGTCTTGGGCATGCCATTTCTCGGCCTGAACGGCGGGCCGCACTTTCGATTTAGCGAGGCAGTGTCGTTTCAGGTGTACACCGACGACCAAGCTGAAACCGACCGCTATTGGAACGCAATCGTCGCCGATGGTGGGGCCGAAAGCGAGTGTGGTTGGTGCAAGGATCGATTCGGACTCTCTTGGCAGATCGTGCCGCGCGCGTTGCTGCATGCTCTGAAAAGCGACGATGGTGCGGCCGCGAAACGCGCGATGAACGCCATGATGCAGATGCAGAAGATCGACATCGCCGCGATCGAAGCCGCAGCGAAAGGCTGA
- a CDS encoding class I SAM-dependent methyltransferase — protein MNANKALWEKGDFTRIADTMRESGSAFVDGLGIKPGMKVLDLGCGDGTTALPAARLGADVLGVDIASNLVERGNARAKEAGLDNLRFQEGDACDLAGIPDASFDLVVSVFGAMFAPKPFDVAREMVRVTRPGGRIVMGNWIPNDPTLVAQILKTSAAFSPPPPEGFVSPMLWGVEANVVERFGAAGISPESITFERETFTFKTAGKPSDLVDLFQHYYGPTMNAFDAAEKAGRTDELRTQLVDLFERQNAGKGAVAIPATFLKVTVMRPNSSEV, from the coding sequence ATGAACGCGAACAAAGCACTGTGGGAGAAAGGCGATTTCACCCGTATCGCGGACACGATGCGCGAAAGCGGATCGGCGTTCGTCGACGGGCTCGGAATCAAACCCGGCATGAAGGTTCTCGACCTCGGCTGCGGCGACGGAACGACCGCCCTGCCGGCTGCGCGCCTCGGAGCCGATGTGCTGGGCGTGGATATCGCGAGCAATCTCGTCGAGCGAGGCAACGCGCGTGCGAAAGAAGCCGGCCTTGATAACCTTCGATTTCAAGAGGGCGATGCGTGCGATCTGGCCGGCATACCGGACGCGTCGTTCGATCTTGTGGTCAGCGTGTTCGGCGCCATGTTCGCACCGAAGCCGTTCGACGTCGCGCGAGAGATGGTACGCGTGACGCGCCCGGGCGGACGCATCGTTATGGGCAACTGGATTCCCAACGACCCGACGCTGGTCGCGCAGATCCTCAAGACCAGCGCGGCGTTCTCGCCCCCGCCTCCCGAGGGCTTCGTAAGCCCGATGTTGTGGGGCGTCGAAGCGAACGTCGTAGAGCGTTTTGGAGCGGCCGGCATCTCTCCGGAATCGATTACGTTCGAGCGCGAGACCTTTACGTTTAAGACTGCCGGCAAGCCGAGCGATCTGGTCGATCTGTTTCAGCACTACTACGGTCCGACGATGAACGCATTCGATGCCGCCGAGAAAGCCGGACGCACCGATGAACTGCGCACGCAGCTCGTCGATTTATTCGAACGGCAAAACGCCGGCAAAGGCGCGGTTGCGATTCCCGCGACGTTCCTGAAGGTCACGGTCATGAGACCAAACAGTAGCGAGGTCTAG